A window of Bacteroidales bacterium genomic DNA:
GGTGGGAGTAGTTACTTTATTCAGGTTCAGGCAACTGGCATCATCTGCCCCGTAACGCAAACACTGTAGTATTTCCGTATGGGGAGGTAACGTTGTAAGCGACAGTTTTTCTCTGCCGGCCTGGGTAGTCATGTTATGATAGATAGGAACGCTACTTTCGCACCAGAGCGAATATCCGCCCGTCCCGGTGCGTATTTGCGAACTGTCGGCAAACCCTTTCCGGTTCAGTCCGACAGAAAAGACGATAAAAACACCTGTAGCCAGAGCAAAGAAAGATAACATGGCTTGTTTTCTTCCAGCAAAGAGTGTGGCCCATACCATTTTTCCGGAACGAAAGCCACCAACACGGGTCAACCCGTTCCTGCATACGAGATAATCGCCCCATAAGGCAGCGGTTGCAAGCAGGATGATCCCTACGATCACAAAAAGGGTAACGGAACGTAAAATGAAAAAGTTGAGGATCATGATGAGTATGGCCATTATCCCGGAAAGGATCACCCATACTTTTTTCGTGCGGAGCGACAGCTTTATCCGTCCGGCATAATATGGCTTATCTTTCAGGGAACGTTTGATCGTAGTCCTGAGTATCCACAGGGATAATCCTATGCCGATAATAAATCCGGCCAGAAGGGTAACAAATCCGGGATAGACCGAGAACCCACCGGTTTGTGTGGCTCCTTTCCAGACGGTTCCGAGCAACCACATGATCAGCGCTGTGTACAGCAATCCGGCGATAATACCTGCAACGGACGAAACCAGTACGATGGGCGCAGACTCCGACCAAAGCATCCGGGTAATGCGTTTCCGGGTAAATCCGAGGGCTTTCAGCAGGTCGATCTCCTGTTTCCTTTTATAGAGCATTTCGGATAAGGGAACCATCATCAAAAGAATGGAGGAAACGATAATAAAGAATCCCAGTGCAAGGAAAAGGCTGGAAAAATCGACGCCATTCCGGGCTGCATACAACCCTGCTTCACGTGGGTAGACTGTTTGGATCCCGAACATGTCGGGATGAAGTCCTGAAAGATCGGGATATACATCCATAATGCGGATAGAGGTTGCATTTCCGTAGGCATTTCCCCAATCCCCGGCTACAGCCTCATAAGGAATAATGGCTTTAGGTGTACTGCGGTAATGTTCCCAGTATTCTTCATCTTCGGCGGTGATCAGGTCCATATCGATCGGCAGGTCGCTGTCCCAGTCTGTACATCGTTCCACATCGGAAAGGCCGGGGAAATCTGCGCTTAATGTACTGTCGTTCTGAAAATCGGCTAACGGTAGGATTTTCCACACGCGGAACTTTAATGTGTTGGTCGAAAGGGTTTTTAAATCTTCTGAAATAAAATAACTCACTTCAACGGTATCACCGGCTTTGACATGCAGTCGGTTTGCCGAATAATCCGGCAGGATGATCCCGTCCTTTGGTAAGGATTCGCCCTTGTAGGTATCCATTGCGGTTACAAAAGAATAAGGAATGGAAATGCCCTGTCGTCCTATGGAATTGGCCAGATAGGAGAATAAACGGTTGGTATTTTGATTGTTCCGGCTAATGGTTTCTACCACCTTTTCCTGCAGGAACACGCGGTCGGAAGTAATTTCTGTAAAGCCGTTTTTCCGGTTGACCGCCATGCCTGAATGACTGTAGTTCCACACATTTTCCAGTTCTCCGGCAGAAATATGACGACTGTCCAGTATCAGGTTTATTTTTCCTTCCGTTTCCAGGGTTTCGGCTAGTTCATCCTGATTCACGAAGATATTGAAGGGAATCACCTGTTCGTTTTTCATGCTGATATTCCCGCCTTCTTTTACATCGACAATTCTGTCGCAGGACAGGCGCAGACTCGTGGTATAGTTCTCCGTCACAAAAAGGGAACCCGACGGAACCATGCCCGTAGCAGGCAGGCGAAGTACAAGGTCTTCCGGAGCATTCACCAACAGTTCTCCGGCAAGTGCCGGATTAACCCGTGCGCTACCCCTGGGAACGGACATATCATCGACACCCCATACGAACACAGGAAGCAGTTTCCCGGAACGGGATACAAAACCATTGGTCAACAGAATACCCCTTGCAGAAGGTACCTTGAACAGCGGGGTGTTCAGAATTTCCTTGTCGATAAAGGAATTGCGGGAGAAAATAATGGTTTCTGTGTTTCCCAACCGTTCCGCCACGCGCCTGACAAGCGTCGCCCGCACGGAATCGCCCACAACCAGACTACCGGTAATAACAGCTACTGTAATAACTACGGCCAACGATACCAACCTGTAGTAACGGAAGAAAAACTTTCTATTTCTATTTTTTAAATTCAAAGTTCAAAAAGTTCAAGATTCAAGATTCAAGATTCAATGTTCCGGGTTCAAAGTCAACTTTGAACCCGGAACATTGAACTATTTATTTTAACATTCCTTCGTTGAGCATGAGAATCCGGTGTGCTGTGGCAGAGGTTTCATCGGAATGTGTCACCATAATGATCGTTGTACCGAGGCTTTTGTTGATATCCGAGAGCAGGAGGGCGATGTTTCGTGCATTTTCAGCATCCAACTGCCCGGTCGGTTCGTCGGCCAGAATTAACAGCGGCTTCATGATCAATGCCCGGCAGACGGCTGTCCGGCTTGCTTCACCTCCGGAAAGGGTGTCGGGATATTGATTTGAAAGGTTGGAGATATGCGTCAGTTCCATGAGGCGATGCGCATATTCCGTTTCTTCCTTGCCGGCCTGTGGTGCATATGCGAGTACGGGAAGCAGGATATTTTCCAATACTGTGTACTGGGGCATCAGGCGATGATCCTGAAAGACAAAGCCAATCTGTTTGTTACGAATAAATGAATGATCCGTACCTTTTCCGGTCATCTCCTTTCCGTCCAACAGGTAACTACCTTCGTCGGGTTGCAGTAATGTCCCCAGTATGGACAACAGGGTTGTCTTACCGGAACCGGAAGCGCCTTTAACAGCTACAAATTCCCCCTTTTCCACTTCCAGATTTATTCCGCGAAGCACATGGTTCAGACGATTTTCACCGTCACGGAAAGATTTTTTTATCTCTGATAATGTGATCATGTTTTCTAATTCAAAGTTCAAGATTCAAGATTCCGCATTTAAAATTTTGAATTTTGAATCCGGAATTTTGAATTCGAAATGTTAAGATTTGTATTTACTTCCCTTTAATTCAGATTGTTTTAAATAATTGATAAAGCCTCCAATAGCTTGTGATATTAGAATTGTCTTTTCTTTTAAACCTTTAAATTCTTCTTCAGTGATGTATTTAAAATCCAGTGCACGATACAACTGGGAACGTGTCTCTCCGCATGAGCCTTTCGCAATGTATAGGAACTGTACAAACTCTTTATTTCCGCTTCGTTCAAATCCTTCCGCAATATTATCCATGATTGAACCCGATGATGACTTAATCTGATCTTTTAACCGAAAATCTTTCGAGAATAAATCATAATTCGTGATTCGGAATATATCATTACAGAATTCCCGGCTTATTTGCCAGATATTCAATTCTTCGAAACTTTTCGCTGTACCCATGTTTTTTATTTAAAGTTCAAGATTTAAAATTCAAGATTCAAGATTACCTTCGGTGAACTTTTTGGTTTTCAGAGCTCCGTATTTAAATTTTGAATCTTGAATCCGGAATTTTGAATTATTTACGTTTTCCAAAACAAAACAATGTGCCTTTCGCTGTCAGGATAAAGAAATGATCTTTGATAACGGCTGGCGAACCGACGATCTGCTCCCCGGTGTCATATTCCCATTCCAGTTCTCCGGTAACGGCATCCAGAATAGAGACGATACCGGTTTTCGTACATACGATCAATTGATCATCACAGGCTACGGGCGAACTTTCTCCTACGTTTCCTTTCAGCATATACTTCCATTCCTGTTTCCCGTTTTTCCGGCTAATCGCATATAAGTGCCTGTCGCTCGAAAGTATGTACAGGAATTCGGGGGTAACAGCCGGAACGGATACAAAAGAAGTGTTATCATCCGTTGATTCTATGATCTTTTTCCAACGGGCAAATTTCCCGTCTTCCAGAATGAATTTGTATATATTTCCCGAATAGTCGCCTACATAACAATAATCCCCCATGATTGCCGGGGAAGCGGGAATGTATGCGTCCAACAGTAACGAATCGGTCCGGATACCGGTTTTGCAGTCGATAATGCGCAACCACGAGTCGCACCCACCGAAAATAACATGCCCTTTCCAGAGCGCAACAGCCCCGTTCAGATAATATCCCGACTCGAACCGGCTGATCTCATTCCCGTTGTTATAGTCGACACAATACAGGTAATTGTCGTAACTTCCGAAAATAACGGCTTTCCGGCCTTCAAAATCCACTATATTCGGGGACGCCGAAACCTGTCCCATGGTTTCGTAATTCCACAGGGTATCTTTACGGGCAAGCGAAATGGCCGTCATATTACCATCGATACGCCCGACATAGAGTACGGAATCATAGATCATGGGAGTAGCTTCAACAGCTGTTTCCAGATGGTATTCGAAAACCGGTTTGCCATTGATATCGACGCCCAGGATATGCCCTCTTTTATCACACCAGTAGGTGGTTCCCTTATCGACGACAGGGGAAGATACCGTACGGGCATCTCCCTTATAGGTCCATAACAGGGTCGGATTTTTAGGTAACCGGGTGGTTGTATAACCGCTGAGGGCTGCATCTCCCCTGAATAATGGCCAGTCCATATCTGTTTTTGAAGGACCGGAGTTTCCCCCGCAACCTGCAAGCAGAACCATCAGCCATATGTATATTATCTTTTTCATGCTGTAAAATTTAAAATTCCGTATTCAAGATTCAAGATTTTAAATTCGGAATTTTGAATCTTGAATTTTGAATGTCGAATCCGAACTCCGTTCGGTATATCGCGCCTGTTGGACAGAGTCCGGCCAGTTCTTCACTGATGTTTTCCCGGTTTTCTTCGGGTAAGATTACCTGCATGCCGAATCCACGGTCTTTAAAGGTGAATCCGTTATCGCTGTTATAGACACATATTCCGCAGCGGATGCATTTAGACTGCTCGAACCACATATCTCCTTTGATGTGCATTCTTTCCATGGCCGGTAACGCCGATGTTAAATCGTAACGGGACCGTTTTATTTTTTCATCTGTGGCATAAACGCGTAATTTACAGTCCGATCTTCCGGCACATGCGCAATGTAGACATCCGGAAGGGGTTACGGTTGTTGTTTTCAGGCGTTCTTTTTCCCTGATAGTAAACCTGCCGAGACGGGACTGGAAAATACTCTTGTCTGTCTTCTGCACGACTTTTTGTGTATCCGAAGCCGGGTTCGACGTTTCCATTCCTACCAGTTCCCTAATGATCGTGCGTATGGGTACAGCTTTGTCGACCGTTCCCCGTCGGCACGTTTTTTCGCAGGGTACTTTGCAGTTGTCGCAGGCAATTTCAGGTAGGGAAAAGGATTCCTCCAGTAAACTACGGGCTTCCTGATGGCGGCCGTTGTCATAGAAGGCCAGCATCCGTTCTATATCGAGCCCCTGGGGACAAACCATGGAACAGGGTGCTTCACAATCCGCACGGTGATCGCTCAGCAATAATTCCAGCGACAGGGTACGCACCAGCCGTATTTCTTCACTTTCCGTTTCTATACTCATACCTTCCGTGGGAATGGTGGTACAAGAAGGGATGACTTGTCCGGTGGCAGTGTTCTTGACGGCACAGACCATACAGGACGATTTATGTTTTGCCTCTTTGGCATAGCATAACGAAGGAATATCGTAACCTGCCCGGCGTGCCGTTTCTATCAGGGTTTCGCCGTTAAGGACTTCTATCGTATGGTTATTGATGGTGATGTTCATGTTTTAAATTCAAAGTTCAAATCCTGATTTTTCTTATTCATATCTTAAAAGCCTCGAAGAGGCTGAATATAAATAACCGTGGGTAGCAACCCGCGGAAAAGCCCGCAACAACAATGCAGCCCCTTAGGGGTTGAATAATATCTTTCATAAAAAATATTTTTCATCAATTATAACTCCGTGTTCGTTCAATAACTGACGGTATTCATCTTTGAAAGACACTTTTTTATGGTGTTTTTGTTGATTCCTTATATAATTAACAATCATTTCTTTTTCCTGAAAAGAATAAGTCAGCGCTGCATATCCGTCTGCCCATCCTTTGAAATACTCAAATCCTGTTTGTTGTTTCAGCCAAAGGGAGGTTGAGGTTTTAATATCCCTGATATAGTCCGCCAAAGCTATACTCGGATGTAAATCCGATAAAATATGAATATGCTCATCCATTCCATTGATTCGGTACAGGACACCGTTTTTTTGTTTTATGATGCCATGAATATATCGAAATAACAGTTCAATATTATCAAGGTTCAACGTCCTTTCACTGTTTTTTGTTCTGAAAACGATGTGGTATAAAATCTGACGATAACTTGACATAATATCCTATTTTTACTTATTCAACCCCTTCGGGGCTGAGTTTATATTTCGCATTTTCTTCCGTGGGCTACGTTCCTCACCCACGGTTATTAAAATTCTCCCCCTTCGGGGAAAAGGTTCAAAGTTCAAGATTTAAGATTCCAAATTTTAGATCCGGAACCTTAAATCTTGAACTTCCCGAACTCCGTTCGGGGGTTATCTTCCTTCGCATTCACAGATTAAATTGAATTCGTATCCGCCGGATGCTTTCTTTCTTACATTGCCGATAGCGGGATATTGTATGTGCATGCCTGCTATCGGTATTTTATTTTCCGAAACATATTTCAATATCTCCTGCCGGTATTTTACAGCCATTTGTGGATCAACATCATAGGTAACGGCGACCTGCGGATAAGACATCTGTATAGCCATAGCATGGGTGAGGTCACCCCAGATCAGGAGTTTGGAGCCGTCCGATTCAAGCAGGTAGCCGGTATGTCCCGGGGTATGACCGTATGCGGCAACGCTTTTGATACCTTTTATCAACTCCTGAGGTTTTTCAATCGTTCCGGGTTCAAACAGCTGCAGTTTATCTTTATACATCTCTATCACTTTACGGGCGTTGGCGGAATTTCCGGCTTTGTCGCTCATCCAGTAATCATGTTCGGGTCGGGGAATATAGAGCATAGCCTTGGGGAAACTCTTTTTCCCGTCGCGTAGCAACCCTCCTATATGATCGCCGTGCATATGGGTCAATATTACAATATCGACATCGTCTGCCGATCTTTTCAGTTTTTTCAGGTTGTCGAACAGGTTTCGCCCGTATCCCGCATCGAAAAGAATAGTTTTTTCGCCCGTTTCTACCAGAAAAACATTAGTAGCATTCGGAAATTTACCGTCAGGAACACATTCTTTCAACATTTCATCGGTAGCGCCGATAAGGATGCCGGTGTTACCCTGTCTCTGCCCTTCTGAAAGAAGCGAAACGGCATAAGAGCCGAAATCGAAAGTGATGACGTTTTGCTGTGCACTCAGATTACAGGAGAAAAGGAGAAGAAAAAAGATGAATTTAAGATTCAAGATTCCGGGTTCAAGATTCCGGATTCCGGATTTGAAATTTTGAACTCCTAAACCCAAAGGGTTCACCGAAGGAAACGGCTCAACGAAGTTAATCTTAAATCTTAAATTTTGAATTTTGAATTTTGAATTTGTTTTATTCATATCGCAAATATTTTAACTGGTAATTTTAACTCTGAATCTGTAATTCGGAATTTTGAATTTTCGAATCTTGAACTTCCATATTTTTCGGTACTTTTTTTATGGCATCGTAACTACATTCATCGATACATAAGCCGCATAATACGCATTTTTCAACATCGATGGAATGGACTTCATACGGTGTGTAAGGAATAGCGTCTACAGGACATGCTTTGGCACACTTGGTGCATCCGATACATTCATCGGTAACAACGAATTTTACCATTTCCTTGCAGGTGCCTGTTTTGCAGATGCCATTCACATGCTCTTCGTATTCTTCGCGGAAATATTTCAGTGTGGTGAGAACTGGGTTGGGGGCTGTTTTTCCCAATCCGCAAAGCGAGGCTTTTTTTACATTCAGGGCCAGTTCTTCAAGCTTTCCGATATCGGACATATCTGCTTTCCCGCTGCATATCTTATCCAAGATGTCGAGCATCCTGCGTATGCCTACCCGGCAGAAAGTACATTTCCCGCACGACTGGTCGCATGTGAAACTGAGGAAATAACGGGCCACATCCACCATGCAGTCGCTTTCGCTCAGTACAACGAGGCCACCCGAACCCATCATGGCGCCCATCTGGTTAAAAGCGTCAAAGTCAACCTGTACATCGCACAAATGTGCCGGGATACAACCTCCGGAAGGTCCACCGATCTGGACGGCTTTCAGTTTTTCGCCTCCTTCCACACCGCCGCCGATGTTTTCGATGATCTGATTCAATGTGATGCCCATGGGTACTTCGATCAGTCCGCCATGCCGGATCTTTCCCGCCAATGCAAATACTTTGGTTCCCTTGCTGCCTTCGGTTCCCACCATACTGTAATTGCCGGCTCCCCTGCTGACAATGTAAGGTATCTGGCTCAATGTTTCGACATTGTTTACCAGTGTGGGACATCCGTTCAGCCCTTCCACAGCCGGATAAGGCGGACGTTGCCTGGGGAATCCGCGTTCGCCTTCGATAGATGCGATCAGGGCGGTTTCCTCTCCACAAACGAATGCTCCCGCTCCTTCGAAGATGCTGATATCGAATGAGAAATTGCTTCCGGCGATGTTGTCGCCGATCAGGTTCTTTTCCCGGCAGATCTCAAGCGCTGTACGGATACGGGTTACGGCTAACGGATATTCCGCACGTATATAAAATATCCCTTTAGCGGCACCAACGGCATACCCGGCAATGATCATTCCTTCAATCACACGAAAAGGATATGATTCGAGCATCATACGGTCCATGAATGCCCCGGGGTCACCTTCATCACCGTTACAAATGACATATTTTATCTTTTTGTCAACACCGGCTACTATTTCCCATTTTTTACCTGTAGGGAATCCGCCGCCGCCGCGTCCACGGATACCGCTTTTCAAAATAGTCTGTACTACCTCGTCCTTTGTCCGGGTAAGGACATCCTTCAACGCTTCAAAACCTTTATAGGTAATATATTCGTCGATATTCAGAGGTGCCAGAAATCCATATCCTTCCGTTGATATATGCTTTTGTCCCGAAAGGAAACTATCAATGATCCCGGTTCGCTCGTGTTCGTTTTTCCAAATCACATTATCCCATGTGATATCGGTATGGAAGGTATCCACCTGATTGAGCAGATTGTTTTTCAGTCGTTTGAAATAACCTGCCGGCTTGAAATGATGATGTAATATTTCCTTGATTTCCGCGGCTTTTACATTAGGATAGCGGGTAATGTTCCCATCGGGCATGACAACATCGATCAGTGGCACTTTATTACAAACACCCACGCACCCTACCGGCTTAATATTGACGTCGATCCCCAACTGTCGGGAAGCCGTTTTCAACTCGCTATAAATATCGGATGAACCGCTGGCCATGCAACAGGAACCCATTCCCAGACGTATTTCCCCGGCGACATGCCGCAACTCCTGCCGGGCATCTTCCTTGTCCTTCTCTCCCTGTAGCGCAAGGAAGTCTTCGATCACTTCGTTGACTCTTCCGGGAAGTACATGCCCGTATATTTTTTCATCGATCTGCACAACGGGTGCCAGCGTACAGCATCCCAGACAGGCTATTTTCTCAACGGAAAAAAGTTCGTCCGGACTGGTTACACTACCTTCTTCTATCTTCAGTTCGCGGACAAATGCATCATATACGTTTCCAGCTCCTTTCACGTGGCAGGCTGTGCCGGTACATACTTTTACCAGATGCTTACCCAGTGGTATATGCCTGAACTGGGAATAAAAGGTGGAAACGCTGATCAGTTGCGCCCTGTCTATCTCAGTACGCTCATAGATACGTTCAATGGCTTCTGCAGGCAGATAACTAAATTCCTCCTGCAAAGCCTGCAACAGCGGGATGATGATATTACGCGATGTGCCAATACGGTCGATAATGGTATCGACTTTGCCTTTCATCGCCTCCCGGGCTTCGGTTATATTATGGTTACAAGACATATTTTTTATTCAAGGTTCAAGGTTCAAGGTTCAAAAATTCAAAGTTCCGGGTTCCGGGTTCAAGCTAACGTTGAACGTTGAACTCATTTGTTTCCTACACAATAAATACTCTTTTCAGTGCGCACCACCATCTTACCATCGGTAAAAGCAGGGGTGGCAAAGGTTTTTTCGCCTGTCTCGAACGAATCGAGCAGGTTAAAATCATTATCAGCCGAGAAAATATGCATCTTTCCGCTATTACTGAAAAGAAATACTTTCCCGTCGGCGATCATGGGTGAAGAGTAAAATTCCACGCCCAGATCATGTTCTTTGCGAAGTTCACCTGTTCCGGTATCGAAGGAGACGAACATCCCGTAGCTTGTTGCCAGGTAGAGGTTGTCTTTTGTCGCTACCGGGCTGGATACTTCGGGCAGGAATTCGGTACTTTCCCAGATCACGCTTCCGTCGGCAGCGTTAATGGCTACCAGTTTGGAGTACTCGCTGGCGCCGTATACCACGCCGTTGGCGCTGCATGCGCTGGCGCCGACCTCTCCCGTGAGGCATTCCACCCGCCAGAGTTGATCGCCGGTATTGGGGTTATAGGCTACAATGGCCGGAGTACCGGTTAAGACAAGCTGCGGGGTATTGTTCACATGGGCTATAACAGGAGAACTCCATGTCACCTTTTCCGACCGGACTTTATTCCAACGTTCTGCACCTGTGGCAATATCCAGGGCCATGATCCTCGGGGCGTTCTGGTTGTCGTATTGTACGATGACCATGTTATTAAAGATGTTCAGGGAAGAGGCATAACCATAGTGATTGTCGGGTACTCCCAGATTCTTTGCCCAAAGCCGGTTTCCGGCCATATCAGCACAAATGATATCGCCTGTCGCGAAAATGGCGCATACCTGTTTCCCGTTGGTAACTACCGTCGACGCCGCCAGTCCGGTATCATCGGTTGTCTTGGGAGCCTGGGCGGGTGAACCCGGTATATTCGTAGCGGCAAGCGTCCATAACCTTTCCCCGGTACTCAGGTCGTGACAGTAAAGTTCACGTGTCTGGTCGTCAGCTCCGGTAAAGAAGACTTTGTTGTCGTTGATCACGGGAGAATTATATCCATGACGCGGAATATCCTGTTTCCATAAGATATTGGCGCCGCTGCCCAGATCCCATTTAACGGGAATGCTTCTTGCGGAAGAAATCCCGTTCGAGTTATTCCCCCTGAAAGCATTATGGGTAACCCTTAATGCCGCCGGTTGTGAAGCTATCGGCTCTTTTACAGGCTCTGCAGCAGCTGTTGAGGAACTCGTTTCCGGTTCTGTCGTTTCCGTTGAAGTAACGATTTCTGCCGTTGGTTCTGCGGACGTTTCCGAATTCATCGTTTCTTCCGCAGGAGTGGTATCACCTGTTTCCGTTGGTTCCGGGGTATGCCCGGTTTCTGTTACTGCAATGACTTCGGATCCGGCATCCGGCTTTGTTCCTATTTCCCTAAGGTAAGGCGATGACATTACGATAAAGACTAAAGCGGCGACCGCAAGCCCGGAAACGCCCCAGACTATATACCTGCGTGCCTTGGATTTGATCGCCCATTCATCGATAGGGTCGATCTCCTTATCGGGAATATTTTTATAACCGGAATAGTAAAGACGGACACACACAATGAATACGACCAGCATTCCCAACAGGATGTAAATTCCTGATATCAGGCTGTCCCAACGCACAAAATAAGCTTTCCGGGAAAGGAGGTCTAATTGCCGTATCTGTTCCTGCAGGACAGGGTTATTGGCATTGGCATCGTTCAACTGTTTCAGGGTTTCCACTACTTCAGTCTGAAGAGGAGTGGTACCTCTTATCTGAAAATAATTGGTAATTAACATGATCGACAGGGTGACGATAAAAACGGCCGATACGATGGCGATATTTCTTAGAATGGCTCTTTTCATTTATTATAATTCAAAGTTCAAAAATTCAAAGTTCAAAGTTTTGAGTTCAAGATTCAAAGTTGGCTGGAGTGTGAACCGAGCTTGCGAGTTCATCAAAGATAAACCCGGAACGTTGAACTTTAAAATCCGGAACTTCTGTTTGTTGGTTGTTCTCCATTTTGTTTTCTACTTCAATTGTTTTATCTCGTTGTTATCGAGTAAAGATTTCATCTGAGCAATTGCGACCTTATTCAGTTGTTTCAATCTTTCTCCTTGTGATAGGTTTTGTTGAATCAGCAAAGCATTTACACTCTCCATGTTACTCAAAACGACTAATTGTTCTAATGTTGCATAATCTCTAATATTACCTTTCTTATCAGGATTTAAATCTCTCCATTCCTTAGCAGTCATTCCAAATAAAGCAACATTCAATAAATCAGCTTCATTTGCGTAAATAATACTGGTTTGTTGACTGGTTATTTCTTTAGGAATCAGGTTTTCTTTGATTGCATCAGTATGAATTTTATAATTTATTTTCGATATGGTGCGTTGTAAATTCCATTCCAAATGCAAGCGATTATTTTCATCGTCCTTTAATCGTTGGAATTCTTTTATCACATAGAGTTTAAACTCTATAGAAATCCAAGACGCGAATTCTAACGCAATATCTTTATGAGCGAATGTTCCTCCATATCTTCCTGATTTAGAGATGATTCCAATTGCATGGGTGCTTTCTATCCATTTTTTGGGTGTCATTACAAAACTGTTCAATCCTGCTTGTTTTCTAAACCCGTCGAATTCGACGGGTTTAAAATTTGGGTTATAAATTGTTTCCCAAAACCCCAAAAGCTCAATTGTATTTCGATTTCTCATCCAGTTTTTAATGATATCGTCTGTATGAGCCGCATCTTTATGACGAGCAATATCCGTCAGGGAAAAAAAATCTTTTTCCTTGTCTTCGTACAAGACAATATCAATGCCCTGAACAGATATTTTTTTATTTTTTGCCATGCCTAATTTGAGTTCATCTGATTTATTAAAAGCAATCCAATATTGTCAAAATTATCATGTAAAACTTTCT
This region includes:
- a CDS encoding NAD(P)H-dependent oxidoreductase subunit E; this translates as MSCNHNITEAREAMKGKVDTIIDRIGTSRNIIIPLLQALQEEFSYLPAEAIERIYERTEIDRAQLISVSTFYSQFRHIPLGKHLVKVCTGTACHVKGAGNVYDAFVRELKIEEGSVTSPDELFSVEKIACLGCCTLAPVVQIDEKIYGHVLPGRVNEVIEDFLALQGEKDKEDARQELRHVAGEIRLGMGSCCMASGSSDIYSELKTASRQLGIDVNIKPVGCVGVCNKVPLIDVVMPDGNITRYPNVKAAEIKEILHHHFKPAGYFKRLKNNLLNQVDTFHTDITWDNVIWKNEHERTGIIDSFLSGQKHISTEGYGFLAPLNIDEYITYKGFEALKDVLTRTKDEVVQTILKSGIRGRGGGGFPTGKKWEIVAGVDKKIKYVICNGDEGDPGAFMDRMMLESYPFRVIEGMIIAGYAVGAAKGIFYIRAEYPLAVTRIRTALEICREKNLIGDNIAGSNFSFDISIFEGAGAFVCGEETALIASIEGERGFPRQRPPYPAVEGLNGCPTLVNNVETLSQIPYIVSRGAGNYSMVGTEGSKGTKVFALAGKIRHGGLIEVPMGITLNQIIENIGGGVEGGEKLKAVQIGGPSGGCIPAHLCDVQVDFDAFNQMGAMMGSGGLVVLSESDCMVDVARYFLSFTCDQSCGKCTFCRVGIRRMLDILDKICSGKADMSDIGKLEELALNVKKASLCGLGKTAPNPVLTTLKYFREEYEEHVNGICKTGTCKEMVKFVVTDECIGCTKCAKACPVDAIPYTPYEVHSIDVEKCVLCGLCIDECSYDAIKKVPKNMEVQDSKIQNSELQIQS
- a CDS encoding PQQ-binding-like beta-propeller repeat protein, which produces MKRAILRNIAIVSAVFIVTLSIMLITNYFQIRGTTPLQTEVVETLKQLNDANANNPVLQEQIRQLDLLSRKAYFVRWDSLISGIYILLGMLVVFIVCVRLYYSGYKNIPDKEIDPIDEWAIKSKARRYIVWGVSGLAVAALVFIVMSSPYLREIGTKPDAGSEVIAVTETGHTPEPTETGDTTPAEETMNSETSAEPTAEIVTSTETTEPETSSSTAAAEPVKEPIASQPAALRVTHNAFRGNNSNGISSARSIPVKWDLGSGANILWKQDIPRHGYNSPVINDNKVFFTGADDQTRELYCHDLSTGERLWTLAATNIPGSPAQAPKTTDDTGLAASTVVTNGKQVCAIFATGDIICADMAGNRLWAKNLGVPDNHYGYASSLNIFNNMVIVQYDNQNAPRIMALDIATGAERWNKVRSEKVTWSSPVIAHVNNTPQLVLTGTPAIVAYNPNTGDQLWRVECLTGEVGASACSANGVVYGASEYSKLVAINAADGSVIWESTEFLPEVSSPVATKDNLYLATSYGMFVSFDTGTGELRKEHDLGVEFYSSPMIADGKVFLFSNSGKMHIFSADNDFNLLDSFETGEKTFATPAFTDGKMVVRTEKSIYCVGNK
- a CDS encoding KilA-N domain-containing protein, which encodes MAKNKKISVQGIDIVLYEDKEKDFFSLTDIARHKDAAHTDDIIKNWMRNRNTIELLGFWETIYNPNFKPVEFDGFRKQAGLNSFVMTPKKWIESTHAIGIISKSGRYGGTFAHKDIALEFASWISIEFKLYVIKEFQRLKDDENNRLHLEWNLQRTISKINYKIHTDAIKENLIPKEITSQQTSIIYANEADLLNVALFGMTAKEWRDLNPDKKGNIRDYATLEQLVVLSNMESVNALLIQQNLSQGERLKQLNKVAIAQMKSLLDNNEIKQLK